Proteins encoded within one genomic window of Dyadobacter chenhuakuii:
- a CDS encoding AI-2E family transporter translates to MKENVSKILVWVLLLIAIPAGLYFGKTFLAPLAIGAVLSMMLIPIMDWLMSKGLAKGWAVAGSTVTLLLFLVFLGSLITIQVKMISKDWPEIEKKSVQYLEDGQKFIEDKTGLDPDEQLAQAKTMVSKLGSGSPAAIGSVGGAIANVILIIVYVVLLLSQRERFKEFILINFPKQDHVRVRKALKDIRKTSGGYFYGMLKAMIILAILYGTGFMIGGVKYAFLLALIAAVFSFIPYVGNAIGGGLAALLALVSGGPSSVLVVVIVMFAAQMIDNYITQPYVVGKEVDLNPFMTITSVVAFGVLWGVAGAIIAIPITGILRVAFQYLPHTKSLAFLMGNEKPVMDLEGVKHQVDERNSA, encoded by the coding sequence ATGAAGGAAAACGTCTCCAAGATCCTCGTTTGGGTATTATTACTGATTGCGATTCCAGCCGGTTTGTATTTCGGCAAAACCTTTCTCGCGCCACTTGCTATCGGCGCCGTTCTCTCCATGATGCTCATTCCGATAATGGACTGGCTGATGTCGAAAGGCCTTGCCAAGGGCTGGGCAGTTGCCGGAAGCACGGTAACATTGCTGCTGTTCCTGGTTTTTCTGGGATCGCTGATTACCATTCAGGTTAAAATGATATCCAAGGACTGGCCGGAAATTGAGAAAAAGTCAGTGCAGTATCTGGAAGACGGACAAAAATTTATAGAAGACAAGACAGGGCTGGATCCCGACGAGCAGCTTGCTCAGGCGAAAACAATGGTGTCCAAGCTGGGAAGCGGCAGTCCGGCGGCCATCGGTTCGGTAGGAGGTGCCATTGCCAATGTGATCCTCATTATTGTCTATGTAGTGCTGTTACTTTCGCAGCGGGAGCGTTTTAAGGAGTTTATCTTGATTAATTTCCCTAAACAGGACCATGTGCGCGTGCGTAAAGCATTGAAAGATATTCGCAAAACATCCGGCGGTTATTTCTACGGAATGTTAAAGGCAATGATCATCCTCGCCATCCTTTACGGAACCGGTTTTATGATCGGAGGCGTTAAATATGCATTTTTGCTGGCGCTGATTGCGGCGGTTTTCTCATTTATTCCTTACGTAGGAAATGCGATAGGCGGTGGATTGGCAGCTTTGTTAGCCTTGGTTTCAGGCGGTCCGTCGAGCGTTTTAGTTGTGGTCATAGTCATGTTTGCTGCCCAGATGATCGATAATTACATCACCCAGCCTTATGTCGTAGGGAAAGAAGTGGATCTCAACCCGTTCATGACCATTACTTCGGTTGTTGCTTTCGGGGTGCTATGGGGCGTTGCGGGAGCTATAATCGCCATTCCGATCACAGGGATTTTGCGGGTCGCATTTCAATATTTGCCTCATACCAAATCACTGGCTTTCCTGATGGGGAATGAAAAGCCAGTGATGGATCTTGAAGGCGTGAAGCATCAGGTAGATGAACGAAACAGCGCTTAG